A region of Paenibacillus sp. JNUCC-31 DNA encodes the following proteins:
- a CDS encoding CTP synthase, with protein sequence MTKYIFVTGGVVSSLGKGITAASLGRLLKNRGLKVTIQKFDPYINIDPGTMSPYQHGEVFVTDDGAETDLDLGHYERFIDINLSKNSNVTTGKVYSSVISKERRGEYLGGTVQVIPHITNEIKERVFRAGREAGSDVVITEIGGTVGDIESLPFLEAIRQIKSDVGRDNVMYIHVTLIPYIKAAGEVKTKPTQHSVKELRSIGIQPNVIVCRTEYELSKDMKAKIALFCDIDENAVVECRDADTLYQVPLNLREEGLDEIVVNHLKLTTPAPDMSEWEGLVDRINKLEHTVEIAIVGKYVALHDAYLSVVESLSHAGFASNADVKIRWIHSEDITDENVGDLLHGVGGILVPGGFGDRGIEGKVSAIRYAREKQIPFFGICLGMQVSVIEYARSIVGLNGANSSEINPATEFPVIDLLPEQKDIENLGGTMRLGLYPCKLQEGSLAMACYDDELVYERHRHRYEFNNEYREAIEKAGLVISGTSPDGRLVEIVELPGHPWFLAVQFHPEFTSRPNRPQPLFREFVKASLENAKK encoded by the coding sequence GTGACAAAGTATATTTTCGTGACAGGCGGAGTTGTGTCCTCCCTGGGCAAAGGGATTACGGCTGCTTCGTTGGGCAGGCTGCTGAAAAACAGAGGGTTGAAGGTAACCATTCAAAAATTTGATCCATACATCAATATCGACCCGGGAACCATGAGTCCTTATCAGCATGGTGAGGTATTTGTAACGGATGATGGCGCGGAAACGGATCTTGACCTTGGCCACTACGAACGTTTTATTGACATCAACCTCTCCAAAAACAGCAACGTCACGACTGGTAAAGTATACTCTTCCGTCATCAGTAAAGAGCGGCGCGGGGAATATCTGGGCGGAACAGTACAAGTGATTCCACATATCACGAACGAGATCAAAGAGCGCGTATTCCGCGCAGGACGTGAAGCGGGTTCGGATGTTGTGATTACAGAGATCGGCGGTACAGTAGGTGACATTGAGAGCTTGCCTTTCCTGGAAGCGATTCGTCAAATCAAGAGTGATGTAGGTCGTGACAATGTCATGTACATCCATGTAACACTGATCCCTTACATCAAGGCTGCCGGTGAAGTGAAAACGAAACCGACTCAGCACAGTGTGAAGGAATTGCGCAGTATCGGAATTCAGCCAAACGTCATTGTATGCCGTACAGAGTATGAGCTGTCCAAAGACATGAAGGCCAAAATCGCACTTTTCTGTGATATTGATGAGAATGCCGTGGTTGAATGCCGCGATGCGGATACATTGTACCAAGTGCCTCTGAACTTGCGTGAGGAAGGTTTGGATGAGATTGTGGTAAACCACCTGAAGCTGACTACTCCTGCACCGGATATGAGCGAGTGGGAAGGGCTGGTTGACCGTATTAACAAACTGGAGCATACAGTGGAGATTGCCATTGTAGGTAAATATGTAGCTTTGCATGATGCTTATTTGAGTGTTGTTGAATCCTTGTCTCATGCAGGATTTGCATCCAATGCCGATGTGAAGATCCGCTGGATTCACTCTGAAGATATCACCGATGAGAATGTGGGCGATCTGCTGCACGGCGTAGGCGGAATTCTCGTACCAGGTGGATTTGGTGATCGGGGTATTGAAGGTAAAGTATCTGCGATTCGTTATGCGCGTGAGAAACAAATTCCGTTCTTCGGTATTTGCCTGGGTATGCAGGTTTCGGTTATCGAGTATGCACGTTCCATCGTTGGTTTGAATGGGGCGAACAGCTCCGAGATCAATCCCGCAACGGAGTTCCCGGTCATCGATCTGTTGCCTGAACAAAAAGATATCGAAAACCTGGGTGGTACAATGCGTCTGGGGCTGTATCCTTGCAAACTTCAAGAGGGTTCTCTGGCGATGGCTTGTTATGATGATGAACTGGTATATGAGAGACATCGTCACCGGTACGAGTTCAATAATGAATACCGTGAAGCGATTGAGAAAGCGGGTCTGGTTATCTCGGGTACATCCCCGGATGGCCGTCTGGTTGAAATCGTGGAACTTCCGGGACACCCATGGTTCCTGGCAGTTCAATTCCACCCGGAATTCACTTCACGTCCGAACCGTCCGCAGCCGTTGTTCCGTGAATTTGTGAAAGCTTCTCTGGAGAATGCTAAAAAATAA
- a CDS encoding response regulator — protein MEVFSSEGYNTFQAANGKIALEIVNSDKPDLVLLDMKIPGMDGLEILKHIKEIDPDIKVIMMTAYGELDMIKEATDLGALMHFTKPFDIDEMRVAVNMQLRDDAKNKCS, from the coding sequence ATGGAAGTGTTCAGCAGTGAAGGATATAACACATTCCAAGCAGCTAATGGGAAAATCGCCTTGGAAATTGTAAATAGTGACAAACCAGATCTCGTGCTGCTCGATATGAAGATTCCAGGGATGGATGGCCTGGAAATTCTTAAGCATATTAAGGAAATTGATCCGGATATCAAAGTCATCATGATGACGGCTTATGGAGAACTGGACATGATCAAGGAAGCTACGGATCTTGGGGCGCTCATGCATTTCACGAAACCGTTTGATATTGATGAGATGCGAGTGGCAGTCAATATGCAGCTTCGAGATGATGCGAAGAATAAGTGCAGCTGA
- the fba gene encoding class II fructose-1,6-bisphosphate aldolase codes for MPLVSMTDMLNKALEGKYAVGQYNINNLEWTQAILAAAEEEKSPVILGVSEGAARHMSGFYTVVKMVEGLIHDMKITVPVAIHLDHGSSFDKCKEAIDAGFTSVMIDGSHHSIDENIEMTKKVVEYAHAKGVSVEAEVGTVGGQEDDVIGGIMYADLNECVRIVKETGIDTLAPALGSVHGPYHGEPNLGFKEMEEVRDAVNVPLVLHGGTGIPKHDIDKAISLGTSKINVNTENQISFSKVVREVLAAKPDAYDPRTFIVPGRDAIKETVKGKIREFGSNNKA; via the coding sequence ATGCCATTAGTATCTATGACAGACATGTTGAACAAAGCACTCGAAGGAAAATATGCAGTTGGTCAATACAACATCAATAACCTTGAGTGGACTCAAGCGATTCTTGCTGCTGCTGAAGAAGAGAAATCCCCAGTAATCCTGGGCGTATCCGAAGGCGCAGCACGTCACATGAGCGGTTTCTACACAGTAGTTAAAATGGTAGAAGGACTCATTCACGACATGAAAATCACCGTTCCAGTTGCAATTCACCTGGACCACGGTTCCAGCTTTGATAAGTGTAAAGAAGCGATCGATGCTGGATTTACATCCGTAATGATCGACGGTTCCCACCACTCCATCGATGAAAATATCGAAATGACTAAAAAAGTTGTTGAATATGCACACGCTAAAGGCGTTTCTGTAGAAGCCGAAGTAGGTACTGTAGGTGGACAAGAAGACGACGTGATCGGTGGTATCATGTACGCTGACCTGAACGAGTGTGTACGTATCGTTAAAGAAACAGGTATCGACACATTGGCTCCTGCTCTGGGTTCCGTACACGGTCCTTACCATGGCGAGCCTAACCTGGGCTTCAAAGAAATGGAAGAAGTTCGCGATGCAGTTAACGTTCCACTGGTACTGCATGGTGGTACAGGTATCCCTAAACATGATATCGACAAAGCCATTTCCTTGGGTACTTCCAAAATCAACGTGAACACAGAGAACCAAATTTCGTTCTCCAAAGTGGTTCGCGAAGTGCTTGCAGCTAAACCAGATGCTTACGATCCACGTACATTCATCGTACCAGGCCGTGATGCAATCAAAGAAACCGTTAAAGGTAAAATTCGCGAATTTGGTTCCAACAACAAAGCGTAA
- a CDS encoding UDP-N-acetylglucosamine 1-carboxyvinyltransferase, translated as MEKLMISGGRPLQGTVTISGAKNSAIALIPAALLAESEVVLDNLPLLSDVAVYAEILEELGARVHWEGSQMKIDPSDIKSIPMPNGPVKKLRASYYMMGALLGRFKEATIGLPGGCNFEPRPIDQHIKGFEALGATVTNEHGSIHLHAKELRGAKIYLDVSSVGATINIMLAATRAKGSTIIENAAKEPEIIDVATLLNSMGASIKGAGTETIRIEGVSELKGCRHSIIPDRIQAGTYMIAAAATRGDVLIDNVIPKHLEALTAKLLEMGVGIEELDESIRVIGKPSYNHVDVKALVYPGFPTDLQSPMTSVLTQATGVSVLSDFVYSNRFKHVPELVRMGAKIRVEGRSAIIEGSALNAAKVKASDLRAGAALVIAGLTVSEGVTEVTGVEFIDRGYDHLVTNLRLLGADVWRETD; from the coding sequence ATGGAAAAATTAATGATTAGTGGCGGACGTCCGTTACAGGGAACTGTAACTATAAGCGGCGCCAAGAACAGCGCCATCGCACTTATTCCTGCAGCATTGCTTGCCGAGTCAGAAGTCGTGCTGGACAACCTGCCGCTTTTGAGTGACGTGGCGGTTTATGCAGAAATTTTGGAGGAACTCGGAGCTCGTGTACACTGGGAAGGCAGTCAGATGAAGATTGATCCTTCCGATATTAAATCCATTCCCATGCCGAACGGTCCCGTGAAGAAGCTCCGTGCTTCGTATTATATGATGGGAGCACTGCTTGGGCGTTTTAAAGAAGCAACCATTGGTTTACCCGGGGGCTGCAACTTTGAGCCTCGTCCAATTGATCAACATATCAAAGGGTTTGAAGCGCTTGGCGCAACCGTAACGAACGAACATGGCTCCATTCATTTGCATGCCAAAGAGCTGCGCGGAGCAAAGATTTATCTGGACGTAAGCAGTGTAGGTGCAACCATTAACATCATGCTGGCGGCTACTCGTGCCAAAGGCTCTACAATTATCGAAAACGCGGCTAAAGAGCCTGAGATTATAGATGTAGCAACACTATTGAATTCCATGGGTGCCAGCATCAAGGGTGCCGGTACCGAAACAATCCGTATTGAAGGTGTGTCGGAGCTTAAAGGTTGCCGTCATTCTATCATTCCGGACCGTATACAAGCTGGAACCTATATGATTGCTGCGGCTGCAACGCGCGGCGACGTTCTGATTGACAATGTGATTCCCAAACATCTGGAGGCTTTGACTGCAAAGCTGCTGGAGATGGGCGTGGGCATTGAAGAGCTGGACGAAAGTATTCGTGTCATTGGCAAACCAAGCTATAATCATGTAGATGTGAAGGCACTCGTATATCCCGGCTTTCCAACCGATTTGCAGTCCCCGATGACCAGTGTGTTGACACAGGCAACGGGTGTGAGTGTCCTGAGCGACTTTGTATATAGCAACCGATTCAAGCACGTTCCTGAACTGGTACGCATGGGGGCGAAAATCCGTGTGGAAGGACGTTCAGCTATTATTGAAGGCAGTGCATTGAATGCGGCTAAAGTAAAAGCATCCGATCTTCGCGCCGGTGCGGCGCTGGTGATCGCAGGTCTCACCGTTAGTGAAGGTGTGACCGAAGTGACAGGCGTGGAGTTTATCGATCGCGGGTACGATCATCTAGTAACCAATCTGCGACTGCTAGGTGCAGATGTGTGGCGAGAAACCGATTAA
- the rho gene encoding transcription termination factor Rho, with amino-acid sequence MDLQISDLEEMKLTDLYKLAKKYQIPYYGTLKKKELIFAILRAQAEQSGLMFMQGVLEILPEGYGFLRPINYLPSTEDIYISASQIRKFDLRTGDLVSGKCRTPKENERYFGLLQVNAVNGENPSAAAERLHFPALTPLYPQKKLVLETSPNHLSTRIMDVLAPVGLGQRGLIVAPPKAGKTLLLKEIANSISTNNPEIELFVLLIDERPEEVTDMSRSVKGEVVASTFDELPENHIKVAELVLERALRLVEAKKDVVILLDSITRLARAYNLVIPPSGRTLSGGIDPAAFHRPKRFFGSARNVEEGGSLTILATALIDTGSRMDDIIYEEFKGTGNMELHLDRKLAERRIFPAIDIRRSGTRREEVLLSKEELDTIWAIRKNMNDSHDFVEGFLKKLRNSKTNAEFLAAFDTAGNGQTSNSGTTTTRRSPRQTATSATTT; translated from the coding sequence ATGGATCTACAAATTTCCGATTTGGAAGAAATGAAACTAACAGACCTCTACAAACTGGCTAAAAAATATCAAATTCCCTACTACGGTACATTAAAAAAGAAAGAACTAATCTTCGCCATACTACGTGCACAGGCTGAACAGAGCGGATTGATGTTCATGCAGGGTGTGCTCGAAATTTTACCTGAAGGTTACGGATTTCTTCGCCCGATCAATTACCTGCCCAGTACGGAAGATATCTACATCTCAGCCTCGCAGATTCGCAAGTTCGATCTTCGAACAGGGGACCTCGTATCAGGCAAGTGTAGAACACCCAAAGAAAACGAGCGATACTTCGGTTTGCTGCAAGTCAACGCTGTAAATGGTGAGAATCCATCAGCGGCTGCGGAACGACTTCACTTCCCGGCATTAACCCCATTGTACCCGCAGAAGAAACTGGTTCTCGAAACATCCCCCAACCATTTGTCCACACGCATTATGGATGTGCTCGCCCCGGTAGGACTGGGACAGCGCGGATTGATCGTAGCACCTCCCAAAGCGGGTAAAACACTTCTCCTCAAAGAAATTGCCAACAGCATCTCAACCAACAACCCAGAAATTGAACTATTTGTCCTGTTGATTGATGAACGTCCAGAGGAAGTAACGGATATGTCGCGTTCGGTTAAAGGGGAAGTTGTGGCTTCCACGTTTGATGAGCTGCCAGAGAACCATATCAAGGTTGCGGAATTAGTGCTTGAACGTGCGCTTCGTCTGGTTGAAGCCAAAAAGGATGTCGTAATTCTGCTGGATAGCATTACGCGTCTCGCCCGTGCGTATAACCTGGTTATTCCCCCATCTGGACGTACGCTTAGTGGTGGTATTGATCCGGCTGCGTTCCATCGTCCGAAACGTTTCTTCGGTTCTGCCCGGAACGTGGAAGAAGGCGGAAGCCTGACCATCCTGGCCACAGCGTTAATTGATACGGGATCACGTATGGATGATATCATTTATGAAGAATTTAAAGGTACGGGCAATATGGAGCTTCATCTGGATCGCAAGCTGGCAGAGCGTCGTATTTTCCCGGCTATCGATATTCGTCGTTCCGGTACACGCCGTGAAGAAGTGTTGCTGAGCAAGGAAGAGCTCGATACGATCTGGGCTATCCGTAAAAATATGAATGATTCGCATGACTTTGTCGAAGGATTCCTGAAGAAATTGCGTAATAGCAAAACAAATGCGGAGTTTTTGGCGGCGTTTGATACGGCTGGCAATGGCCAGACAAGCAATTCGGGGACAACAACAACCCGACGCTCTCCAAGACAGACGGCTACTTCAGCAACAACAACTTAG
- a CDS encoding radical SAM protein produces the protein MYLVYADEKGNVFDHPSLYGLARSGDMIVEIMEDELIPLPEGATLVGLPSTRPIGMDPDTGEMLPMPSDTQAVGALLPQGFTRLCLPGYVKTDKEYKLPLFGYSAVVWKDGQFYVTARMSDHPDQWNPLNCDRDDVRAGVKRLTKKYPENRLYTHLSNCALGYECLTSSNTFLNRWEGGVPVSYSCNAGCFGCISEQPDDSGFVSPQTRMNFRPRVDEIVEVMLEHLKTPESIISFGQGCEGEPSTQAKLIIEAIREVRSITDMGYININTNAGLNDHMRGIVDAGLDLMRVSTISALDDHYNAYYKPRGYTLANVEKSMKYAASQGVYTSINYLIFPGVTDREEEIEAMIEFARRTDLRLIQMRNLNIDPESYLELIPPAQGDILGMKQMIEIFEEELPDVVIGSYTHVPPAGMARPKRLITS, from the coding sequence ATGTATTTAGTATACGCAGATGAAAAAGGTAATGTATTTGACCACCCATCCCTGTACGGACTTGCACGCAGTGGTGATATGATCGTTGAGATTATGGAGGATGAGCTGATTCCTCTGCCGGAAGGTGCAACGCTGGTTGGCCTGCCAAGTACCCGTCCCATTGGTATGGACCCCGATACAGGGGAAATGCTGCCGATGCCTAGCGACACACAAGCTGTTGGAGCTTTGCTTCCGCAAGGTTTCACACGGTTGTGCCTGCCGGGCTATGTGAAGACCGATAAGGAGTATAAACTGCCTTTGTTTGGCTACTCGGCGGTCGTGTGGAAAGATGGTCAGTTCTACGTCACTGCCCGGATGTCTGATCATCCAGATCAATGGAATCCGTTAAACTGTGATCGGGATGACGTGCGCGCAGGGGTTAAACGTTTGACGAAAAAATATCCCGAAAATCGTCTCTATACCCATCTGTCCAATTGTGCGCTCGGGTATGAATGCCTGACTTCATCCAATACCTTCCTGAATCGTTGGGAAGGCGGGGTACCGGTATCCTATTCTTGTAATGCAGGCTGTTTCGGATGTATTTCCGAGCAACCGGATGATAGCGGCTTTGTGTCCCCGCAGACCCGGATGAATTTCCGTCCGCGTGTAGACGAGATCGTTGAAGTGATGCTGGAGCACCTGAAGACACCGGAATCGATCATCAGCTTTGGTCAGGGATGTGAAGGAGAGCCTTCCACGCAGGCCAAACTGATTATTGAAGCCATTCGTGAAGTTCGTTCCATAACAGACATGGGGTATATCAACATTAACACCAATGCCGGTTTGAATGATCATATGAGAGGTATTGTTGATGCGGGGCTCGATCTAATGCGTGTAAGTACAATCAGTGCACTGGATGACCACTATAATGCATACTACAAACCTCGTGGATATACACTGGCCAATGTAGAAAAATCGATGAAATACGCTGCTTCCCAGGGTGTGTATACGTCGATCAACTATTTGATCTTCCCGGGAGTGACGGATCGCGAGGAAGAGATTGAAGCGATGATTGAGTTTGCTCGCAGAACCGATCTGCGTCTTATTCAAATGCGTAATCTCAATATAGACCCGGAGAGCTATCTGGAATTGATTCCTCCAGCTCAAGGTGATATTTTGGGTATGAAGCAAATGATTGAGATCTTTGAGGAAGAGCTGCCTGATGTCGTTATCGGCTCCTATACGCATGTTCCCCCAGCTGGGATGGCACGTCCCAAACGCCTGATCACCTCTTGA
- the rpmE gene encoding 50S ribosomal protein L31 — MKAAIHPNYTIGQVSCACGNTFETGSVKDGLRVEICSACHPFFTGKQKFIDAGGRVDRFKKKYGI; from the coding sequence ATGAAAGCAGCAATTCATCCTAATTACACGATTGGTCAAGTATCTTGCGCTTGCGGGAATACTTTTGAAACTGGTTCGGTTAAAGACGGACTTCGTGTAGAGATTTGCTCCGCGTGCCACCCGTTCTTCACTGGTAAACAGAAGTTTATCGATGCTGGCGGCCGTGTTGATCGTTTCAAGAAAAAATACGGAATCTAA
- the dnaX gene encoding DNA polymerase III subunit gamma/tau, whose translation MEHIALYRAWRPQSFQDMVGQQHIIQTLQNAIREQRTSHAYLFSGPRGTGKTSAAKILAKAVNCERGPAPEPCNECEACRRITTGAVMDVQEIDAASNRGVEEIRDLREKVKYAPTEVRQKVYIIDEVHMLTTEAFNALLKTLEEPPPHVMFILATTEPHRLPATIISRCQRFDFRRVSLEEQTARLRLICEQEGMEADQDALQYIARLSDGGMRDALSVLDQISSFTDGRVTYQQVMDMTGGIPSEQFAKLAASLLKGDVGHILQMIEGFMHEGKSADKCMENLLYYFRDLLMIKMVPNADKLTDRVLNPESFRDMAESFTKEQLFQMIDTLNRYQSEMKYAVQPQTLFEVALLKLCSIPAQGAAAGQVAASAGAPSAESTQVDGGEIHRLKQQLAELEKKLDRALKSGLSGGEAAPNAPSRPATRAPVSRGNSPAKIPAQLDQYVAHKGSPEFVEVSKKWSQILQRVKEEKVTVHAWFMDGEPVSLLEDNVLVAFKNNIHRETTEKQANREVIERVLSEQLGRPARLVTMMLKDWTGAMDGATETPKEDFKLEPEHEDGGSGDKQPWIDEAIQLFGEDLVVIKE comes from the coding sequence ATGGAGCATATCGCGTTATACCGGGCTTGGCGTCCCCAGTCGTTTCAAGATATGGTGGGACAACAGCATATTATTCAGACCTTGCAGAACGCGATTCGTGAACAGCGAACTTCCCATGCCTATTTGTTTAGCGGGCCCAGAGGAACAGGGAAGACGAGTGCCGCCAAGATTTTGGCCAAAGCTGTGAACTGCGAACGCGGGCCTGCGCCTGAGCCTTGTAACGAGTGTGAAGCTTGCCGCAGGATTACGACGGGCGCTGTGATGGATGTGCAGGAGATTGATGCGGCATCCAACCGGGGCGTTGAAGAAATCCGTGATCTTCGGGAAAAGGTGAAATACGCCCCAACCGAAGTCCGGCAGAAAGTCTATATTATTGATGAAGTGCACATGCTGACGACAGAGGCGTTCAATGCTTTGCTTAAAACATTGGAAGAGCCTCCGCCACACGTCATGTTTATTTTGGCAACAACAGAGCCCCATCGCCTTCCGGCGACGATTATTTCCCGCTGTCAGCGATTTGATTTTCGTCGGGTATCCCTGGAAGAGCAGACAGCACGGCTTAGGCTGATTTGTGAACAGGAAGGCATGGAAGCGGATCAGGACGCGCTCCAGTATATTGCTCGTCTGTCTGATGGGGGAATGAGGGACGCACTTAGTGTCCTGGATCAGATCTCTTCTTTTACGGATGGGAGAGTAACCTATCAGCAGGTTATGGATATGACCGGAGGCATTCCTTCCGAACAGTTTGCTAAGCTGGCTGCATCCCTGCTCAAGGGGGATGTAGGCCATATTTTGCAAATGATCGAAGGGTTCATGCATGAAGGAAAAAGCGCGGACAAGTGCATGGAGAATTTGCTTTATTATTTCCGTGACTTGCTTATGATTAAGATGGTGCCGAATGCAGATAAACTGACGGATCGGGTACTTAATCCCGAATCGTTCCGTGATATGGCGGAATCATTCACCAAAGAACAGCTGTTCCAGATGATTGATACACTTAATCGGTACCAGAGTGAAATGAAGTATGCCGTACAGCCACAGACATTGTTTGAAGTAGCTCTTCTTAAACTATGCAGCATTCCGGCACAAGGAGCGGCGGCGGGTCAGGTGGCGGCTTCAGCGGGCGCACCTTCAGCCGAATCAACGCAAGTTGACGGTGGGGAGATCCATCGCTTGAAGCAGCAGCTTGCCGAGTTGGAGAAGAAGCTGGATCGTGCGCTTAAGAGTGGTTTGTCTGGAGGAGAGGCTGCACCAAATGCACCTTCACGTCCGGCAACGAGAGCGCCCGTGTCAAGGGGGAATTCGCCAGCGAAAATTCCTGCACAGCTTGATCAATATGTTGCGCATAAGGGATCTCCTGAGTTCGTAGAGGTCAGCAAAAAATGGAGCCAGATTTTGCAACGTGTAAAAGAAGAAAAAGTGACTGTTCACGCCTGGTTTATGGACGGTGAGCCGGTTTCATTGCTGGAAGACAATGTTCTAGTGGCGTTTAAGAACAATATTCACCGCGAAACTACAGAAAAGCAGGCTAACCGTGAAGTGATCGAACGGGTGTTGTCCGAACAGCTTGGGCGCCCAGCTCGTTTGGTGACGATGATGCTCAAGGATTGGACTGGAGCGATGGATGGAGCTACTGAAACGCCAAAGGAGGACTTTAAGCTTGAACCTGAGCATGAAGACGGCGGTTCAGGCGATAAGCAGCCTTGGATTGATGAAGCGATCCAACTCTTTGGTGAGGACCTTGTAGTGATCAAAGAATAG
- a CDS encoding YbaB/EbfC family nucleoid-associated protein → MNNMNQMMKQVKKMQEQMLKAQEELADKTVQGTSGGGVVTAEVNGHKKLLAITIKPEAVDPEDVEMLQDLVMTAVNDAMTKADEIANQDMGKFTGGMKIPGLF, encoded by the coding sequence ATGAACAACATGAACCAAATGATGAAACAAGTGAAGAAAATGCAGGAGCAAATGCTGAAAGCGCAGGAGGAACTGGCGGACAAAACAGTCCAAGGTACTTCTGGTGGCGGTGTTGTAACTGCCGAAGTTAACGGACACAAGAAATTGCTGGCTATTACGATCAAACCGGAAGCGGTTGACCCTGAAGACGTTGAAATGCTGCAGGATCTCGTTATGACAGCTGTCAATGACGCAATGACCAAAGCTGATGAAATTGCGAACCAGGATATGGGTAAATTCACAGGCGGTATGAAAATTCCGGGATTATTTTAA
- the recR gene encoding recombination mediator RecR, with protein MYYPEPIAKLIDAFTRLPGVGPKTAARLAFHVLNMKEDDVIDFAKALVSVKRNLHYCSVCCNITDTDPCRICQDKSRDVSVICVVQDSKDLVAMERTKEFDGYYHVLQGAISPMEGIGPDDIRLKELLTRLSDERVKELILATNPNIEGEATAMYISRLVRPFEISVTRIAHGLPVGGDLEYADEVTLSKALEGRREMR; from the coding sequence TTGTATTATCCCGAACCGATAGCAAAGCTTATTGACGCCTTTACCCGTTTGCCGGGTGTTGGCCCCAAGACTGCGGCGCGACTAGCTTTTCATGTGCTTAACATGAAGGAAGATGACGTTATTGATTTTGCCAAAGCGCTCGTCAGTGTGAAGCGGAATCTTCATTACTGTTCGGTATGTTGTAATATTACGGACACTGACCCGTGCCGGATCTGTCAGGATAAGTCCCGGGATGTTTCGGTAATCTGTGTAGTCCAGGACTCCAAAGACTTGGTGGCTATGGAGCGTACCAAGGAATTTGACGGATACTATCATGTGCTGCAGGGTGCGATCTCTCCTATGGAAGGAATAGGTCCGGACGATATCCGTCTGAAGGAACTTTTGACCCGATTAAGCGACGAACGGGTTAAGGAACTGATTCTGGCAACTAACCCGAATATTGAAGGGGAGGCCACGGCGATGTATATCTCTCGTCTGGTTCGTCCATTTGAGATTTCGGTAACTCGGATTGCCCATGGATTGCCTGTAGGGGGCGATCTGGAGTATGCAGATGAAGTGACTCTTTCCAAGGCGCTGGAAGGGCGCAGGGAAATGAGGTAA
- a CDS encoding DUF2508 family protein, whose amino-acid sequence MFIWRNVRSSMEKRERMLKEQEEEQIYSDIQKAKAEWERAVRQFEEAQGEDEIDYAIYVLEAAERKYQIHLRRAKRVGVKSTVMGDRGMGV is encoded by the coding sequence ATGTTTATATGGCGAAATGTAAGAAGCTCGATGGAGAAGCGGGAGAGGATGCTGAAGGAGCAGGAGGAGGAACAGATCTATTCGGATATTCAAAAAGCCAAGGCGGAGTGGGAAAGAGCTGTCAGGCAGTTTGAAGAGGCACAGGGGGAGGATGAGATCGATTATGCGATCTATGTGTTGGAGGCCGCAGAGCGCAAATATCAGATTCATTTGAGGCGTGCTAAGCGTGTGGGGGTTAAAAGTACAGTTATGGGCGATCGGGGAATGGGGGTGTAG
- a CDS encoding pro-sigmaK processing inhibitor BofA family protein, with the protein MKSLILGSVLVVSLLGLIIILFRKRVGLSFFTSFGIHLVLAAVGIYVVNYSGWITGTYIPLNPATIGTVSILGLPGVGLLLGLKISLFG; encoded by the coding sequence ATGAAAAGTCTTATATTAGGCAGTGTGCTGGTGGTATCGTTACTGGGGTTAATTATCATTCTTTTTAGAAAACGGGTGGGATTATCCTTCTTTACATCATTCGGGATTCATCTGGTATTGGCTGCGGTGGGGATATATGTCGTTAATTATTCAGGTTGGATTACTGGAACTTACATTCCATTGAACCCTGCTACGATAGGTACTGTGAGCATACTAGGATTACCGGGCGTTGGATTATTGTTGGGGCTAAAAATTTCTTTGTTTGGGTAG